The DNA window TTTtggatattttcctggtttgtcGTCTCTACCTGGTTTGTCTTCTTTACCGGTTTTtggatattttcctggtttgtcGTCTCTACCTGGTTTGTCCTCTTTACCGGGTTTCGgatattttcctggtttgtcGTCTTTATCTGGTTTGCCGTTGTTACCAGGGTGTGGATACATTCCTGGCTTGTTGTCTTCATCTGGTTTGTATTTCTTTCCGGTGTGTGGATCTTCTCCTGATTGATTGTCTTCATCTGGTCTGGCAGGAATCTGTTTGTTACCTTTGTTGCTAAGTTGCTGGTTACCACCTGGTTCCAGGTTATGCTGGTAGCTTCCTcctgaaaacaaaagcaaaaaataatcGCATTTTTAGAAAACTTATCTGTGGAGATTCTCCTCCAGATTATTCTGCTTGAGTTGTCCGTCTTTTCAACTAGGCAACTTGACTTGCTTGTTTTTCCTGGAAGACCTTTCACATGTCAAACACAACTTCCTCAGTTCTGAAGaagcaagtccagttgcctACTTACCAATCCCGCAAATTAATTGAGAGTAAAGGACATAGCATTTTACTACCATGAACACTTAACTTACCAACAAGCACAACAGCAAGCAGAGTCATTTGTAGCTGCTGGAGAAAATGGAACAGAAGCAGAGTGAAAAGAGAATTACTATGTTATTCAACATGTTATCGTAAACACAGCaaataatttgttttgattattctgaaaaaaagaaagaaatattatACCAATTTCATCTTTTTGCAGATTGATCCGACCTTTCAACCTGCAGAGATGTACAAGGAAGTAACAAACGTTTaccaatatacatttttatccaACAGTTTTATAGAATCAGTTTTAAATTAAGAGCATTCCTTTTCATTCACAatgatataaatacaaaacatacaaatcACCTTTACTCATGTATCCCCAATTTGTATCTTGTGTCTGTAGgctttaaaatttaaataaattattatcagAACCTCAATTTAGTCAAACTGGTATCTtcgtagttttttttattatttagaagttataaattcaaaaaatgtaattgtcgttttcaacatttataaatatttgtacACCCTTTATTATTGAAAGGTACATTTAAAGATATCCGGTtagactttgtttttcttcaacaaGACCTTGATGTTATAAATTGTGAACTAAtttagaaaaagacaaagataaTTATTGTAAGTTAAGGTaccttttacaaaaaaaaacacaacactcacCAGAAGTTAGACGTGCTTGACGAGGCCCTTGGtatcaaaagaaaatatttgatccACTGCGACCGTCTCTGTCCCGATGATAAGTTGGTCTGagtttaaatactttattgagACTATGGTCTGGCTGGAGACAATAATTAAACACTTACAATGGGCTTGGTGATGCAGCACACGCCCAAATTGTAACAAGTGCTCactaataattataaataattattcCAATTAATCCATCTGTTACATACTGTACAGTGAGACATTGTATTTCCAGGCCCTGTCACCAACTCCaatggttttattgtgttttttctggcTCGGAACTTTGCTTCCACCAACCTTTTTCTCTGGTAGAAGCAGATTTCAGTGAAGACTCCACTGTGCACTACCTGcatcaaacagcagagggacacAGTCAGTCACTAGAAACAAACCCTGCAGCAATAAATACTCAATACATCACATTCAAGGACCTGATGAGGAGCACAATATATATTCTGAGTTCTAGGTATTAATATCAAcgctgtattgtttttaattgttatttacagacacagacagacagtattAAATCAATGCTTTTACAACTTTGTCCCcaactttcattttattcatcTCACCAGAAAGTGTTTTGTCAtcaaatattcacaaatcaaatcatATCACTCTGTTAATGTTGTGGAGATATTGTGatgttgaataaataataaaaatgtaaaaaccccACCTCTGACCTCACAGGACTTATATgacaaaacataacaaacatgACAGAcgggagcttttttttttggcttttGGGGTTTTTCACTGAGGGAGCGGGTTCCTCAACTCAAATCCTTTCAACGCTCAAGTTCAACGTCAAACTTGACGGCCATATTTTTGAAGACGTCAGTGCAGTGTAGGCTGTGGTGCTTTGGATGAACTGTTCTTCAGACTCTAACTGTTTCCCCGACCTTCCACTCATTTTAAACTGCACTTGATGTGGAGGTTATAATTTATAAACCTGCACCTCAGAGAAATGTCGAAACCAATTTTCGACATTTAACAATACTGGAATGTAGAGACTTTTCTAGGTTTCTAAGATTTCTTCATCAGACAGTTCTATATTCAATTTGGAGAGTCAGTGGAAATGAGGTGCACACACATACCAGGTGCCTGAATGGCCCTAATTACACCTGTCCTCTGTCAGATGAAAGCTTGTAGCGCACCCGAGAACACCACACCTCAACTGATGGaacatttgattaaaatgtattcaaatacaGAGTTTCTATGATTTAAATACCTGTCATAGGATATCTTAGTAATGTCCTAGGTTAGGGCCTGGCCTAGCTAATTGGCCAATCTCTACTCGTTGTTTCCCTCGCACTGAAACAACAGGATGAGACTCACCCTGGATCCACGGCCAATCAGAGCTGTCCACAAGCTTTGGCTTTGAAGACGCTGGTTGAACTCGTTCAGCCAGATTCCTGCTTCACAATCATTATGGTGAAAGGCTCTGTTTAGGGGTCCCTAAGGTTCAGGGCTCATGTGCTGCTCTACTGCTACAGCTTGTGTTATAACCTTTTACGTATATGTGTAATTACAAAGAGATGGTCACACAAATATCCTATCTGTGCAATGAGACACTGAGTTTACAAGCTACAGGCATAAATTCTGACCCTTTATTAAAGCGGTACTCCAGAAAAAGTTGTGATTTCTTTTGGCTGAAATCTGATCAATCCAGATCAATCCAGATGCATGATGTCAAACGTGAGCAAAAAAACATGGCTGACCGAGTCAAGCCTGTGTCTTAGGCAGTGATCAGTCAGCCGACATCTGTGCAGGCCGTGTGTGACTGATGTGTGACAGAGAAAGTGCAcattacacagtgtgtgtgtacgtgtgaatGGAAAACACATAGAAAGCTCTTTCATTGGTCGTCAACACTATATACCAGACCCCCTTCAATAGTTTAATCTATTTGTCATATTTGCTATTATAATGAGATTTCAATATTACTGCTGTGTATAGATGGATTTGGATGAGTGCTTCATTACCCTGCAGCAGTGCATTGTTttcacccgtgtgtgtgtgtgtgtgtggtccaagTTAGGGTTAGGTAAAAATTGTGTTTAGATTAAGGTTAGGTCAAGTCCACTGACCCCTGCAGCCCACCTCCACtgagtagtagtagaagtattGAGCTTATATGAAAACTATTATTTAATGTGATGAGTTTATAACAATGGCGCTCCCTCACATTGACTCAGTTTCCCAAAGTTCTCTGCTTTGTCCCTGATGTCCATCCATAGACTTCACACTTAACTGTATCATTGGTGCAGTTACCCAGTGACTACTGATGCAATTtatatcaataatcaataagTTCAATAAGCAATGAGCAGAGACATGTTCTATGATTTATAAGAAGTTAATCTCCTTGTGTTCGTAGAACTTTCACTTCAAGACACgcaagaaatgtatttattttttattcacacacatacacaagcatgAATtcgtgaaaataaaaacacaattgttATCTAGCAGGTTATTTATCCTTTCAATTTGGTCTAGATAGTAAAAACAGTAGATTTGCAGCAGCTGCACGGTCTGATCATGTCTCATTTACTTTTCACgtgtatataaaaatagtgtCTTTGTTAACTGGTTGATGGGATGTCAGCGTTGCAACGCACAACATCACTGAAGAGGCGACAACAGATACAAACATATACAACAGGATGTCACTTAGATGCCGAGCGTaggaaaacagagaaacatttcGACTGAGAAGATGAAGTCGGAAGTAAGGAGGAAATTTGAGCTCTGTCATTTCACCAGTGTTACAGGAAAGGTGATCAATTAGCTCAAGTTGCTGCAGTGTATCGTCGACAAAGCAAGAAACTACAGAGACTAGAAGACCTGCCGACTCTCACAGCTTCAGGCGGCGCTCAGTTGGATCCGTcactctgaaacacaaacatgagtcAAGTCAGTAAGTAAATGGGGCCATGGACCGTGTGTAAATTAGATTTAATTTATTGCTAATTATGTTGGTAAGTGATTTACTGGGAATTTGGGATCTGATGTCACGACAGAATTTATCACAACAGAGCGTAAGAAGATTACTTTGACTGTAAGTATTCATATAAATATGTccttataataattattttgatAAAGATTCTTGGTTTAATTGGGCTTTGCCTTTAGTGATTGTGGAAATGTCTAATTGAGAATAGTCTTTATTTGTCCTGCAGTGAAATAATGTTATAAAATAGACTATTTTCTATCTTTCCTGTGTTTCTCTGACTTTCCTGTGACTGACTGGATGTCTGCTGCATTCCTACAGCCACAGAAACCCGGTTCAGTAACTTCAGAGTAACGAGTGAACTCTTCTCAGAGTAGATACTGACCTctccgcagcagcagcccccACACAGAGCTCCCAGCAGGCCGTTCAGTACCTGCACGGCACACAGCACCGCCTGGATCAGACCCATGACCAGCAGCACGGAGAACAGGGACAGATGCCAGGACACCACGCCCTCCGGCTGCAAACACAGCGACCAGAGGTCTGTTTTGGACAGGTAGTCtctgcagagggagggggggaaacacaCGACCTGGATAATAAGTTTATTAATGAATGAGCCCAATGTCACAGAACCAGTTAACTTAGATTCAACTTCTGACAAGTGCCTGCTTGTTGTTAGAACTGTTAGGTCTCTCCATCATTTTGTTAAGTCCCAACCTTACTTTATAAAGTATGGTGACATCTAGCATGGACTGCATGTAAAAAACATACATGCTTTTAGAATTTTGCATAGATTAACGTTGAAAGCCTCAAATATTTTCACTGAGGGATAAACCACACAATTTCTACATCAGTGGTTACACACATGATATGAAACAAACGTTGTAATGTGACTTGTGAGTCTCACCCATTGGAGAAGGGATACGCCCAATGTGTCGTGTTACTCGTGGCGTTGGCGACGGTCAAACACTTAGGTCCATGGCTGAGGGCCACGGAAGAAACGATAACTGAGTAACCGGCCCCCAGAACCCCCACAGCTGCAAACAGCATGGAGCTCAGCAtctacagagacagaggagagaaacagggTAGAACCAGTCGCTCATGTTGGGAATTAATAGGTTGAGCTCGCTTCTAActtaaacaatgaaaacaatgagGTTATTCTCTTGTACTGCAGAGACCAGGCTGAAGGTCGTTAACAGAGTGTGGCCTGCACAGAGCtactgatggtgtgtgtgtgtgtgtgtgtgtgcagcagttttatttgtgtttcattcCTCACACACCTACACATTCTCTGAGTATTGATTGGGGTGTGCGTCTGCTGCAGCACAACACCCGCTTTGTGCAAAAGTCATGTGAAACTCTCATTCCAGGAGTTTCTCGTTGAAGTTATTAAGATCTCATGAAGTTctctgtgtacgtgtgtgtgtgtgcacatgtgtttgttATCCAGACCCGCAGTGAGTGAACACAAGACAAGTTGAAGTGATCAGTTTTAATTCAAGCCATTCATTAAGCTTAACATATTTActtattactcaatgtcagaaAAAATTGAGCCTGATAAACATAAGCTGATACGAACCTTTCACAGATAACAGTGACAATGCTGAAGATACTGGATAAGATATATATGTTAAtgtttaacattaaaataaaataaactaagaTCCTCTGATTCTAAAACCTCCTTTAAACCATCATTTGATTTCGGTTTGAAGTCGAATAGTGAAACATCTCCTCACCGCGAATCTCCGTCCACAGCTCTCATTGCCACAGCAACCGCAGCAGTCATTGTTCTTCAGACCCAGGAAGACCAGAGCTGGGAAGATcatctgtaaatacacacagacacacacacacacacacacacacacacacacacacacacacacacacacacacacacacacacacacacaaacacacacacattaatataaCATCGATAGCGCATACTTCCCCCAAAGCTGTATACTTTATAACCATGGTGCACATACAGGTATTGAGATCAGATCTGGAtaatgatctggatctgcagcaaTTAGATATTAGAactctaaacatgcctgatatTTTTCTCATAAAGatctttgctttatttcttttgaaattcacataaacatttacaataatCAAGAAGGTCCGAAAAAAAGCCGTGATGGATTCCACTCTCGATTCTCTTGACTCACTGAAGCCTTCTACCAAGTTCAAGAAAATCTGTTTGtgttagtttttgtgtaatcctgctaaaaaaaagacaacaatgaATTGataacacaaccaattatatttTTCACTACAAGTTGACACGTGAAAATTAGCTGGGGGTGCAAAAGAcgatttttttcaatttagatttaaaaaaaaaaaattgaatctgAAATAACGTATTAACCATGTAtttgataaaaatgtaaaacaactaTTATGATATTCTAGAAGAAGCAAATCCTCTCGTTTAAGAGGCTGCGACAGACGCACTCACCAACACTCCGGACCCCAGAAGGCCTCCGAAGTACCAGACCTCATCTGTGATGTTGTCTCTGTCCACCGACTCCCCGCTGGGGAAGAAGAGCAGGATGTTGCACAGCACGCACACGATGGCCAGAGGAATCAGGGAGATCCCCAAACACTTGGCAAAACTGCCCGAACACATTCTGACACTGATGCTCGAGACGcctcagacagaaaaacactcCGGGGGGTTTAAAAAAGTGACGTCTGGACTCTTAAACTGAATTTAAGTGTGAAATCTGCTTGACTTTCTGGCCTGATGTATTATCTCCAATTGCAGCCTCCTGATAATTCCTTCGTTAACCTCCTTCAAGAattctctgtcctcttcctagCGTTGACTCAAATAAGTTGTCTGTTTCTGGCAGTTGAGGCTTTATAGATGCCCCCTCCATCATTGTGTGTGATCTCACTGCTCacccacaccaacacacacacacacacacaccagacacacacacacacaacatggttATCGTGCACACAGATGCACTAGTGAGGAAATAGGAGTTAATGTTCTACCAGGTGTTTTGTGTACatggagacagaagaggaagtgaCAGACATGGGTCGATACGGGCCCTCGGTGCAGATAACCACACATTTACTGAGAAGAACCTCTTcattagtcagaagaagaaaaatccaTTGTTCAGCTTTGGGTGTTTGTAATTTAGAATttcatttggtgcagcttgattgaatctcTGGGGCCTTGACGGGGGGGTGCACTCGACTGAGTCATTCTGCCTCCGTGTTTTCaaggctgtttgtttgtggtaAATTGATTTTGTGAAACCTTGATGGAGGAGTGATGTATGGACCAAAGAGGAACTGGTTCACCTCTGGACCAGATTGCTCAAGAGCTCGTatccaggaatttctttcaATTTTCATCAACTCTGggcttatttttatttttttttgtgtgaacaACTTGACTAAACTAGTGCAGAGATcctaatacatttttaaaaaatcaggcAAACCCTTAAACTCTATTATCTATGAAGAGGGGAAATTAGGTGTGGATCCAGTTAATGATCTGGGTTTTGTGAGTCATAACAAGgggttcccttttttaaattacactGCAGTAATAACTTATCTTTTCAACTGCAGTTGGACTTTGCAGAACGCTGGAAGGTTTATGTTGCTGATCTCAATAAATGTTGATAAGGTAATATACGACAGAGAATAAGGGACATGTGGAAACACCCGAAGATAgaaatttaataataaaagtcataaaatGATGATTCATTGACCCATTTTGTGCTCGCACGGAGCCTCAGATCCTCAGGTGGATCCCGCTGGCTGTTCCAAAGTCGAGGTTGAAGACGAAAGGTGACTTCAGAGACagtgacttcttttaaatcacttcatAAAACCCTTTTTTATAGACTTGCTTTCATCTTTGGTTatgttttttactgtttttatcgttttcttttaacctttttcttttacctGTTCATTTTCatattgctgctgctgtcatGTGTTCAAGTTTTCACTTGTCACAGctctatatttattcatttaatttgaacaCTCCCTTGTTACCTCGTCACATTGCATCCTGCTGATTTAATATTTCTCTTATATTTTTTGCTTTGCTGTCGAAACACtttgtaaactctgttttttaaaaagtgcaaaatatataaaatgtattttctcatCGATGTCATCggtcttcctcttctctgtgctgctgttccCCCTCGAGTCAAACTCAATCGATCCCAGAGTAATCGATGAGTGGTTCAGAGTCCAGCGGTGTTTTCTCCTCGTCAGTTGATTTCCGGTCGGTTCTGTCGGTGCTGGTTCGAACAACATGGACCCGGACTTGACCTTCTGCTCCCGCCGGTCCCCGGTGGTGTGTCTCCGCGGCTGTGCGGCCTCCAGTCAGCCGCTGGCCTCGGCTGCAGGCCTGGGTGAGTGGGGGGGCCATGGAGCCCGGAGGATGGAGCAGATCCAGAATAACAGATCCAGAAAAAAAGTTTCTCAGCGTTTccaaaacacaaaattacaGTTTGTTGCATTCGGGAGTGAACAGTGGAAACATTGTTCTCTCACCAAAACCA is part of the Limanda limanda chromosome 9, fLimLim1.1, whole genome shotgun sequence genome and encodes:
- the tm4sf4 gene encoding transmembrane 4 L6 family member 4; its protein translation is MCSGSFAKCLGISLIPLAIVCVLCNILLFFPSGESVDRDNITDEVWYFGGLLGSGVLMIFPALVFLGLKNNDCCGCCGNESCGRRFAMLSSMLFAAVGVLGAGYSVIVSSVALSHGPKCLTVANATSNTTHWAYPFSNGDYLSKTDLWSLCLQPEGVVSWHLSLFSVLLVMGLIQAVLCAVQVLNGLLGALCGGCCCGESDGSN